In Candida orthopsilosis Co 90-125, chromosome 6 draft sequence, the following are encoded in one genomic region:
- a CDS encoding Pbn1 protein (S. cerevisiae homolog PBN1 has mannosyltransferase activity, has role in ER-associated protein catabolic process, GPI anchor biosynthetic protein processing and localizes to endoplasmic reticulum) translates to MRQRSTIFNPGSSHDDVIQNLNSTNFKLTAPSSEQRFSIENKFTIPIATPLQYIRQLRIQSKKSYADVNPLFPFDFTTGLNIYVIPRNTVNDDDDDEFFQELSNVLKEVVNLDINATEWTTAVNSLYYYSSQPAQLQAQSSWIKYYDVQDYDSTFDLVYNADESSKQIVLRQLVTKVVDISYDLKLGEYKEIGLFLNDAKVSQTKDDLVLSGLRVILDGQSESQDDADDKNIHKTMFHLKPRHRYLPGSISSSIIPQGLHPILATTVSTENGLRSTINYEIVGIDADVEACNSYYYLNLNKSLIFDKYQNIPLNSTLLVNNGVSNLELPEYKISQWGSELLFEIKQDEASDVSSPARFDFNLTLHSRYQLPNNSDSSSPFTQIINPQPQFFIACKVKEGHLLNKSPFDSKRSSLLGNNYEAYFQNDTVFYHFDTIETDRHVSVDIPHGTTTFDRVNSITTFTILIGIGIIFWGILQKFTKSKPIGKSKTD, encoded by the coding sequence ATGAGACAAAGACTGACTATTTTCAATCCCGGGTCTTCACACGATGATGTAATTCAAAACCtcaactcaacaaatttcaaattaacAGCACCCTCATCAGAACAAcgattttcaattgagaatAAATTCACAATACCTATTGCCACACCACTTCAATATATTCGGCAATTGCGTattcaatcaaagaaaCTGTATGCTGATGTGAATCCACTTTTCCCATTCGATTTCACTACGGGTTTGAATATTTATGTGATTCCTAGAAATACTGtgaatgatgatgatgatgatgaatttttccAAGAATTGAGTAATGTTTTGAAGGAGGTGGTCAATTTGGATATCAACGCGACTGAATGGACCACTGCCGTGAATTCATTGTACTATTATTCATCACAACCGGCTCAATTACAAGCACAATCGTCTTGGATCAAGTATTATGATGTACAAGATTACGATTCCACATTCGATTTAGTATACAATGCTGATGAGTCTTCTAAGCAGATAGTATTACGTCAGTTGGTCACCAAAGTTGTTGACATCAGCTACGATTTGAAATTAGGTGAGTATAAAGAGATCGGACTCTTTTTAAACGATGCCAAAGTATCCCAAACTAAAGATGATTTAGTATTGAGTGGGTTGAGAGTTATTTTAGATGGTCAAAGTGAGTCACAAgatgatgctgatgataAAAATATACACAAGACAatgtttcatttgaagCCAAGACATAGGTACTTACCAGGGTCAATCTCGTCCTCCATAATACCACAAGGTTTACATCCTATATTAGCGACTACCGTATCAACAGAAAATGGCTTAAGGTCCACAATTAATTACGAGATAGTTGGAATCGATGCTGATGTGGAGGCTTGTAACAGCTACTACTatctcaatttgaacaagtcTTTAATATTTGACAAGTATCAAAACATCCCACtaaattcaactttacTTGTCAATAATGGAGTTTCAAACTTGGAGTTACCAGAGTACAAGATATCCCAATGGGGCAGTGaattattgtttgaaataaaaCAAGATGAAGCATCTGATGTATCATCACCGGCCAggtttgatttcaatttaacaTTGCATTCACGATACCAATTACCAAACAATAGCgactcatcatcaccatttaCTCAAATTATCAACCCACAAcctcaatttttcattgcTTGTAAAGTAAAAGAAGGTcacttgttgaataaatcaCCATTTGATTCTAAAAGACTGAGTCTATTGGGTAACAATTACGAAGCgtatttccaaaatgacACTGTATTTTATCATTTCGATACAATCGAAACTGATCGTCATGTATCAGTGGACATACCTCATGGAACAACTACATTTGATCGAGTCAATTCAATAACTACATTCACAATCTTGATTGGTATTGGCATCATATTTTGGGGTATTTTGCAGAAATTTACAAAGTCGAAACCGATTGGCAAATCTAAAACCGATTAA